The sequence TGTACTATGTTTCCATGTACCCTAATATTGTAGTTACTACTGTTCGTATACACTTTTGTTGTTTGGCTTGTACTATCTGCTGCATACATAACACCACTGTGTGAAGTGATTCTATTTTAGTAATCACTCCGTTAGTACCATTTGCAGTCCTGTTCTTCTTTTGGCAAATATACATATCTTCAGTTATCTAGTTCCATACCTACTGTCCCCATTTCAGGGACTTGTTTCAGTACCCTCATCTCCTTTTCTTCTGCCTGAGTTTCCTACTGTACCTACACAtcatatatgtttttattgtgtgtttttagGTTTTGCTATACCATAATAAAGTttcttcattttttattcatattaCTTTTGTAtggtctcttgtttttttttggtgttgGTATTTCATGCCAACCATATGTTAATGGTTCTCGGATAGCCATATCTTTTTGGTATATATGATAGAACTGTGATCAAGAACTGAGGATCTACTAGTCTCAAGGATGTGATAAGGAAAGAATGATAAGTATCTGGTAGATAAGTATAAGTGCAACCAATGGTTGGATCACGCGTGATGAACAGGAGAAGGATAACCAAGGTTCACTGGGTTTATACTTAGATAATATGAAGGAACCAAAGACAAGTTCCTTGGCTATAGCCTAAAAATACTCCTGGTGGTTTGGTCTCTGCTGTACAGGTCTCACAGATCGTACGAATCCTGGTCCACGGAGACAAATCATCAGCCCAACAAAATTCTGGAGCATTGCCTGACAGACATGGTCAAAAGACAAGGGGGTACTAAAGGCAAAGAGTAGAAAACTGGGACTTCACTTACTTCACTATTACTATAGATGGCGCTGTTCTCTTTAACATTCACATTCACTGAAGACCTAAAATAACATTCCAAAATATTATAAGTAAATTGGAGGAACCTCTGATGTTTTTAGGAAGCACAGAACAAGTATCCAAGCCGCATACTTGGTGTGAACAGGTCTGTAACAAAAAAGTGCAgattccagctcccaaaaaaatgtatataaaaatccaaaatttattTCCCATGGTTAAAAataatgaaaaccaaaataagGGGGTTTTCAAAGCATAGCAgaaactccgacgcgtttcgaaccatcatggttcttagtcatggcacagcaATGTATGCCACATGCTGTCTAAGCCGAGAATCAGGATTTATCAAATTAGCATTCACCTTGTCAATTACGTCACACTCTCACCACCGGAACTTTCGTCAATGAGAGGCGTTCCCATATCCATGCATGTGAGCTCATTCTTTGTGTGCTTAGAGTATAAAAAGGATGCATGTGACATACATtgctgtgccatgactaagaaccatgaTGGTTCGAAATGCGTTGGagtttctgctatgcttttaaaaccaccttatttttgttttcattatttttaacCATGTGAAATTAATTTTggatttttatataaatttttggggAGTTGAAATCTGCACTATTTTTATTAATACAACAATTTTAATACAGTATATCTGATTGTATTTTCATCTTaaaagtgacttaaaggggtattccactgccacagcgttcagaacattttgttccgaacgctgactttgggggtcgtgatgtcatgccacgccccctcaatgcaagtctacgggaggcaGGCGTTGCAGCTGCCAAGCCCCcttcttagacttgcattgagggggcctggcatgacatcatgagggtgtggccatgacatcatgactccCGCAGCcctcacccagcgtttggaacaaaatgttctgactgctggggcagtggagtacccctttaatttctatctctctatctctattttTTTACCTACCTATCAGCCATAGCATTACAGTTACCTCCTTCATATTGTTTAGATAACGCTTAAGAGACTTGACCCATTAAAACATGAATTTCACAAGATCTTGAAAGATACTGTGGTATCTGATAACAGTATATTAGCAGCAGACCCTTtatagggtactccgcccctagacatgttatcccctatccaaaggactctCTTCGATCTCGGAGCCGGCATTGTGGACACGAAAGCCTGGGGCTtctgtgattgtgatgtcacaccacgccccctccattcatttctatgggagggtgcatgacTGCTGTGATTAAATGACCATaccccctgagatcagacatcttatcccctatactttggaaaggggataagtggtctagtggcggagtacccctttaaataggtggtacagaaaaatccacatgatgccGGGACACAAGGTTTCCAGCAGTGCATTGCTTGTTGGAGTTTTTATTAGTAAGGCCCACAGCCTTTCTTCAGGTATGATGCTTATGATCTCTTGGATGGGACACGACACTTCAATGGGAGCAACAGATACAACGTGAAGAAGAAACTTACATGAATTCCGCTGAATCCGGTTGGGTGTTGTGATCACTCTGAATATTTCCATACTGATTTTCTTCTATTATGGTTTCATCTTCCTCCATTGTGTtctgaaagaaaagaaaattaaaagggtacttactccccacccctcgtgatgtcacaccacaccccctcaatgtaagtctatggaagggggcgtggtgactgccacgccccctcccatagacttgcattgagggggtgtggtgggatgtcacaaccccccccagcccacacccagcgttcggaacaaaatgttccgaacgctgggacagTGCAGTACCCCTTAAAGACAACAGAAGACTTGTTTCTGTCTTCTTGTTAGATATTTAGTCTACTATGATACACAGTAAAAAAAGACACTACAGAGATGCAGGTCTTCCATATTACGCACTCACATTGGAGAGATTTCTGGCAGCTGTTTTTGGTTTTGGAGACCCCGAACAATGTGGTTTGCAGATTtttctattaaaacaataaaattgcAAAATCAGATAAAACAATATGAGACCATCTCTCCTTCAATCTGACCCAAGTTTCTCATTGTAGCTTATTTACCTTAGGCAAAAAAAGATGAGCAAAGTAAAAAGAACTAGAAAAACACCTCCAGCAACCGTTCCTAAAATTAGAGGTAAATTCCCTTCATTGTCTGTAAGGAAGCAGAAAAAATATTGTTATATGAAAAGTAATTAGGAGATTTAATTGCAAACATGTGTAAAAGTTCCCCCTTTCCTCATGGCCACAACTTGACCAGTCTCTGCTCAGTATACATACCAATAACTACAACCCTCTGGTATCCTTATCCTGCTGCAAATCCACCAAACTATTCAGGGACTAAGACCAATTTTGACTAACTTATCTATTAtccttttatgtggaactgtatTAAAGGTTTTGGTGAAGTCTAGATATCCACTGCGCCACCTTCATCCAACACTTTTGGGACATAGTCAAGAAAAATAATTGAGATTAGTCTGACATGTTTTGCCCTTAGTAAAGCCATGCTGGTTCGGGTTCAACAAGTGGTTGGTTTTTAGGTGATTAGTTATTCCTTTTTCAGCAAAGTTTACATGTACATGTTTACCACTAGGGATGTCAAGCTAACTGGTCTGTAGTTACTAGCTTCTTCTCTACTCTCCTTCTTGTGGATCTGTACAACATTAGACATTCTTCAAACATCAGGAATGTCTCCTGCTAGAATGTTTTAGTTATACAGATCAGTCAGTCATCTATAACTGATGTATCTGGAGGTTTACTCCCTCATTTTTTTGTTTCTTCCTTTTTCTAGCTTTACCTGTCTGCTTCTGTCTAATTTTCACAACTCTGTCAGCAATATTTCAATTTTCTTTTATATTGGTAGATTAATATTCTGCACTTCCTTTATAAACCATAGTTGttgtttttcttccttttacttcTGCTGATTTATTTTAGATACCCTATCTTACCAAATATCAAGTTCATTGTGTACTCTATTAACATAATTTATACTGACCCTATCATGTTGAGCAGGGAAAATGCGGCCCTGAGCTCACCCAAACCACTATCCCTTTAATAGAATACCCAACTCTTTAATAGGATGGCCCCCATACCATGGTGCCGGACCCTACTCTACTGCAGTTAAAAGTGTAGTAAAGTCGAGTACAATAAACAGAAGTCAGAAGTACAGATGTACAGAAGTCAGGGAAGCAGGTCAGGACACAATAGGTTAATAGGCAtagcacaaaaaataaaacacaaggaATGCACTGAAAAACAGTAAAAGGTAATAAAATGGGCCGATTCCAAAGCTAGAGAGCTCATAGTACCAAATACGGAAAACAGAAGAATAGTCAGGTCACTTAGCCAGGGCTCAAAGTACACAGGATAGATGATGCTAAGAGTAATACAAAAGCTGTTGCAAAGAGAACTCAAACACAGACAACCGACTGGCTGAGTATGTATATACCACTTGAGAAGGGTGAGGATGCTGAGATCAGATATAATTGGCCCATCGTCCAAGCCCCCTGTTTGGCCTAGGCCACAACAATGAAGGATGCATGAGCCAAACACAGGAAGAATGAATCCTTCTGCGAGAACCATATCCACTCATTACAGGCCCTCAAGGCCCTTCAAGACTAATTGCTGAAAGAATGTCTAATGAAGTATAGTAAATCTGTCTTCTAAACACCCAATAGAACAAAGTACATAAACATGAAGCAAACCAAACCCATAGAACCAAAGTATGGTCAGAATTTTGCTAAAAGTTCTATTTGTCTAGAACTCAAACTtcgggctggcctttcacagtaactaggctcttaagactttaataggaacaaaatggtacaccacctatgtgcgcacaggttacacttaatagaggacaatacgctacgctactcaaccagtattaggcactaatagtagGTGAttatatggcttttagtgctctgctcaccctaactgcctGGCTACTATAGCTTTTcacttgttgtacacaccagtgctgcagcacacagtcgctgtgtactacactcaaaattgcactttctctctcaatctctctcccttccctatctgtgcttctaggctggatttgggcttgaggtgaatcgctgctgtaaaaaagctttactgtgcaacacacactgctctttgtccctctctgcaatagaacgctgatgtgaatggccgcaagatggctgccgattacatagagcggtgacatcacaggggtggctggctgctgataggctgcatgctgcatgtgattcagggtcatcccgcctacccttgttgccgccttcccagagttccttaccccatgtcctgacatgtggagtcgCCATCTAAGATGCCCCTGAGCCTGGAAcgcactaaatggaatttaatgaagcgatttgtgtgattgaatcgtggcgatattcgcattcattgcaaagcgaatttttcctgaaattcgtaatgtattcgaattcgtcagattcgattcgctcatcactagttataGTACATGCATTCTAATCATAGTTCCCTCTTGAGTTTTCCCACAGACAATACAAGAAAGTCATGTCTCAACCAGATCTAAAGTATCCCTAGCTGGAAAAGTCTGTAGATCACTGAACTATGTGTCTCCATGATTACAGAAAGCAAACAACCAATGCGTAGTCAGATCTAGGGTCATGTGTTACTCTTCTCCCTTCTCTCCTACAGTCGTACAGTCGATTATCAAGAATAGGAGTCAGAAATTGTAGCTACCCTACCCCCGTGTTTTCTATACCAAATACGATGGACCTCTACAAGACTACAATCAATCAGCTTCCAGCAGCTACTCCTGACCTTTATTTGTAAACtttctttttcttattatttttcttCAATCTGTGTTTCTTCCTAGTATCAGAAAACAATTGCATAGTATAATGAACAATGCAAAAGCTGTAACTCTCATCATCACTAACATTTCATGAAGATCTCTTCCGAGGAGGAATCTCCAGCCCTGTTGTGGGCGATACATGAATACCGCCCGTAGGTATCGCCATTGTGTAGGGTCAGAGTCTTCCCCGTCTCGTTGTGTAATATAGATCCATCCTTCATCCAGGTGTAGTGAGATACATCCGGTCGGCTGCTTCGGAAACCACATGTTAATTCCATAAATTCATGTTCATCCTTTACTGTGACATGAACTCCAATTGCTGCATCTACGGAGGGAAGAaaaattatatgaaaaaaaaaataaaaattaaatttcgcTAAGCGCTAGTCCCCTCCACCTGAAGCCACATTCTAGAACGTTTAACTCTTTTTGTTTCTCTTGTTGCTTACCTGTTAACTCTTcaaaaaattttattatttttatatttcttcgGTACATGCAACCCTACGTCTCAGCTGCTTTGTAGCAATGTTTGCCTCcactttaattttttattaactgaTAAAATAGCAAAAGGTTGTAATAAGTTCTTAAAATTGTCATATATACTTATACAGTTACACATGGGTAATAGACTATTATTTGTAGGAACAAAGAACAAGCAGAGGTCGCACTCACCGTTCAGGTCTTTATTGCAGTCCGGTAATGCTAGCGGTGGTTACAGGCGGGGGAGCAGGGTGGAGGGCGGGTCCCCGCCCTCCACCCTGCTCCCCCTCCTCTAACCACCGCTAGCATTACCGGACTGCAATAAAGACCTGAACGGTGAGTGCGGCCTCTGCTTGTTCTTTGTTCCTGCATTGTGCTTTCTCCTCGGCTACGCACCTCCGCTACAGGCTACATGTGAGTCCCGTCCTGTGTGTCATTCTACTCCTCATTGGCTGCTTAGTTTCCTATATACCGGGGCTTTTCCCTTCTCCTGCTTACAGACTATtatttgtataataataatatgattaGTAttagcaggggtgatgttggtaaTGTTGGTAGTAGtcatagtattaaaggggtactcccctgaaaaacatttttttttaatcaactggtgccagaaagttaaacagatttgtaaatttcttctattaaaatcgtaatctttcatgtacttatcagctgttgtatgctccagaggaagttcttttcatttagaatttcctttctgtctgaccacagtgctctctgctgacacctctgtccattttaggaactgtccagagcaagagaggtttgctatggggattttattgtactctggacagctcctaaaattgtcagaggtgtcagcagagagcactgtggtcagacagaaaggaaattcaaaaagaaaagaacctctggaacatacaacataagtactggaagggttaacatcttttaatagaagtaatttacaaatctgtttaactttctggtacctgttgatttaaaaaaaatgttttccaggggagtacccctttaaaggggttatccagtaataaaAAACAGATCTaatttcttaaataaaaaaaagaaaacactccctgtttgtctccaggttgggtgtggttctgcagcttaattccattgaagtgaatggagccaaagttgtaataccacatacaacctggtgACAGatagggagctgtttttgaaagaaattaccgtagctctgtttttctattcctggaaaaccccttaaggacgctgcctgttatctctatatacttacatagtacaggtatctctatatacttacatagtacaggtatctctatatacttacataatacaggtatctctatatacttacacaatacaggtatctctatatacttacataatacaggtatctctatatacttacataatacaggtatctctatatacttacatagtacaggtatctctatatacttacataatacaggtatctctatatacttacataatacaggtatctctatatacttacataatacaggtatctctatatacttacatagtacaggtatctctatatacttacataatacaggtatctctatatacttacatagtacaggtatctctatatacttacatagtacaggtatctctatatacttacatagtacaggtatctctatatacttacatagtacaggtatctctatatacttacataatacaggtatctctatatacttacatagtacaggtatctctatatacttacataatacaggtatctctatatacttacatagtacaggtatctctatatacttacatagtacaggtatctctatatacttacatagtacaggtatctctatatacttacatagtacaggtatctctatatacttacataatacaggtatctctatatacttacataatacaggtatctctatattcttacataatacaggtatctctatattcttacataatacaggtatctctatatatttacataatacaggtatctctatatacttacatagtacaggtatctctatatacttacataatacaggtatctctatatacttacatagtacaggtatctctatatacttacataatacaggtatctctatatccttgcatagtacaggtatctctatatacttacataatacaggcATCTCTATATACTTATATAATACAggcatctctatatacttacataatacaggtatctctatatacttacataatacaggtatctctatatatttacatagtacaggtatctctatatacttacatagtacaggtatctctatatgcttacataatacaggtatctctatatacttacataatacaggtatctctatatacttacataatacaggcATCTCTATATACTTATATAATACAggcatctctatatacttacataatacaggtatctctatatacttacataatacaggtatctctatacacttacataatacaggtatctatatatacttacataatacaggcatctctatatacttacataatacaggtatctctatatccttgcatagtacaggtatctctatatacttacataatacaggtatctgtatatacttacataatacaggtatctctatatacttacatagtacaggtatctctatatacttacataatacaggtatctctatatacttacataatacaggtatctctatattcttacataatacaggtatctctatatacttacatagtacaggtatctctatatacttacataatacaggtatctctatatacttacataatgcaggtatctctatatacttacataatacaggtatctctatatacttacatagtacaggtatctctatatacttacatagtacaggtatctctatatacttacattatacaggtatctctatatacttacatagtacaggtatctctatatacttacatagtacaggtatctctatatacttacataatacaggtatctctatatacttacatagtacaggtatctctatatacttacatagtacaggtatctctatatacttacataatacaggtatctctatatacttacatagtacaggtatctctatatacttacatagtacaggtatctctatatacttacataatacaggtatctctatatacttacataatacaggtatctctatatacttacataatacaggtatctctatatacttacatagtacaggtatctctatatacttacatagtacaggtatctctatatacttacacaatacaggtatctctatatacttacatagtacaggtatctctatacttacataatacaggtatctctatatacttacataatacaggtatctctatatacttacataatacaggtatctctatatacttacatagtacaggtatctctatatacttacataatacaggtatctctatatacttacataatacaggtatctctatatacttacatagtacaggtatctctatatacttacatagtacaggtatctctatatacttacatagtacaggtatctctatatacttacacaatacaggtatctctatatacttacatagtacaggtatctctatacttacataatacaggtatctctatatacttacataatacaggtatctctatatacttacataatacaggtatctctatatacttacataatacaggtatctctatatacttacataatacaggtatctctatatacttacataatacaggtatctctatatacttacataatacaggtatctctatatacttacataatacaggtatctctatatacttacataaaacaggtatctctatatacttacatagtacaggtatctctatatacttacataatacaggtatctctatatacttacataatacaggtatctctatatacttacataatacaggtatctctatatacttacatagtacaggtatctctatatacttacatagtacaggtatctctatatacttacataatacaggtatctctatatacttacctaatacaggtatctctatatacttacatagtacaggtatctccatatacttacatagtacaggtatctctatatacttacatagtacaggtatctctatatacttacataatacaggtatctctatatacttacatagtacaggtatctctatatacttacataatacaggtatctctatatacctacataatacaggtatctctatatacttacataatacaggtatctctatatacctacataatacaggtatctctatatacttacatagtacaggtatctcCATCAGGGCTGATTCTCCTCTCCCCACTGTATTTATAGCAGCACAGGAATAGGGCTCCATGTTCCAGGTGACATTCTTCACCGTAATCTCCTTTCCTCCTGTGTATGTTGATTTTGTTCTGTTCTTCCCTTTATACCATTCATACTTAGATACATCAGGATTGGAGACGCTGTTACACCGTAAAGTCACATCACTTCCTTCCATCACTTCTTCTTTCCCAATGATGGTGACAATCACATTTTTAGGAGAATCTGtggaataaaatgaaaaaaatataatacttTAAAGTGGTGCTTGAAAGTTTTCaatttttctgcataaatttaaCTTTAaggctccgtgccagatgactggcgatgtggggccggaggctcgtgatcttatccccaaaggataggggataagatgcctgaccgcgggggtcccaccgctggggacccccgtgatcttccacgccgcaccccgttagcatcagctcccggagtgtgctcgctccgggtctgattactagcgatcacagggacggagcatagtgacatcacggctccgccctgtgtgacgtcacggctccgccccctcagtgtAAGCGTATGGAGGGAGCTGAcactaacagggtgcggcgtggaagatcacgggggtccccagtggcgggacccccgcggtcaggcatcttatcccccatcctttggataggggataagatgtcttatcgctggAGTACACCCTTTAAGGCCATggcgttttttagttttttcctccttacattttaaaatcataaccctttcaattttgcacctaaaagtccatattatggcttattttttgtgccaccgatTCTaccttgtaattacatcagtcatttttcccaaaaatctatggtgaaagcaaaaaaaaaaaaatcattgtgctgcaaaattgaagaaaaaatgctattttgtaacttttgggggcttccgtttccacacagtacatttttttctgtaaaattaacaccttatctttattctacaggtccataccattaaagtgataccctacgaatataggtttcattttgttgcacttctggaaaaaatccaaactacatgcacgaaaattaatatgtttacaattgtcatcttctgatccctataactttttttacttttttgcatacggggcggtatgagggctcatttttttcgcagtgatctgaagtttttatgagTGCCTTTTTGTTTtggtcagactttttgat is a genomic window of Hyla sarda isolate aHylSar1 chromosome 10, aHylSar1.hap1, whole genome shotgun sequence containing:
- the LOC130294685 gene encoding B-cell receptor CD22-like produces the protein MMTLVTDRADSPKNVTVTVIGKEEVMEGSDVTLRCNSISKPKPSTYEWNRGKKKTRLRNTGPEIIVRKVTGNMEPYSCAAINLMGRGESALMEIPVLYSPKNVIVTIIGKEEVMEGSDVTLRCNSVSNPDVSKYEWYKGKNRTKSTYTGGKEITVKNVTWNMEPYSCAAINTVGRGESALMEIPVLYAAIGVHVTVKDEHEFMELTCGFRSSRPDVSHYTWMKDGSILHNETGKTLTLHNGDTYGRYSCIAHNRAGDSSSEEIFMKYNEGNLPLILGTVAGGVFLVLFTLLIFFCLRKICKPHCSGSPKPKTAARNLSNNTMEEDETIIEENQYGNIQSDHNTQPDSAEFMSSVNVNVKENSAIYSNSEDLQPENEVEYCAISHVPRNQITPAIASHEHNVDYATIRRY